A segment of the Tepidibacillus fermentans genome:
TGCCTAACAGCTCATCTAATGGCCCCATTTTCTTTAATTGTTCCAACTGGTAAAGAAAATCTTCAAAAGTAAATTCTGCTTTTTGAATTTTCTTTTCTAGTTCACGAGCCTTTTCTTCATCTACAGTGGCTTGAGCTTTTTCAATTAATGTGAGTACGTCACCCATACCCAGAATCCGCGATGCCATTCGATCGGGATAAAATGGTTCCAAAGAATCTAACTTCTCACCCATTCCGACGAATTTAATCGGACAACCAGTAACGGCCTTAACCGATATCGCTGCCCCTCCACGGGTATCTCCATCCAATTTCGTTAGGATCACACCGGTTAATTGAAGTCGTTCATTAAAAGTCTGAGCCACATTAACAGCGTCTTGGCCTGTCATTGCATCGACAACAAGCATAATTTCATGTGGATGAACCTCACCACGAATCTGATTCAATTCATCCATCAAGGCTTCATCGATATGAAGGCGACCAGCAGTATCAATAATCACGACATCACGGTGTTGTTCCTTTGCATATTGAATTGCATTTTTAGCTATTTCTACGGGAGATACTTTGTCACCCATACTATAAACTGGAACTTGAAGTTGTTCTCCAAGAACTTGTAATTGTTTGATCGCTGCAGGACGATAAATATCGGCAGCCACCAAAAGTGGTTGTTTATTTTGCTTTAATAAATACTTGGCTAATTTACCTGTGTGAGTGGTTTTACCCGCTCCTTGTAAACCAACCATCATAATGATTGTCGGAGGCTTGGGAGCAAATGTTAGTTTACTTTGAGTACCACCCATCAATTTAGTTAATTCTTCATTTACAACTTTAATAACCTGTTGTCCAGGGGTTAAACTTTTCAGTACCTCCTGTCCTACTGCTCGTTCTTTTACACGGGAGATGAAATCTTTTACGACTTTGAAATTCACATCTGCTTCTAATAAAGCCAGTCGAACTTCACGCATGGTTTGATTTACATCTTCTTCTGTAACCTTTCCTTTACCGCGTAACTTGTTAAACGTTTCTTGCAGTCGGCCAGCCAATCCTTCAAATGCCATTCTGACCGCCTCCTAATCAATTTGCCTTAACAGCTCAATCATTGTTTGGATCTCATCGCACTTTTCATTTTGTTGTCTATTGAGAATCTCTTGAATCGCATCCATAATCGAGTTTCTTTGTTGATACTTAGTGAGTAATTGCAACTTCTCTTCATATTCTTCTAGAGACTGTTCTGCTCGTTTAATATGTTCGTAAACGGCTTGTCTACTGATTCCAAACTCTTCTGCGATTTCGCCAAATGAATAATCATCTTGAAAATAGAGTTCCATATATTGTCTTTGTTTTTCCGTTAAAAGTTCTTGATAGAAGTCATACAGTAGGTTAAATCTTGTGGTCTTTTCCAACAAACAAAAACCACCACCTTTATGTAAAGGGAAATGCCTTTACAGTTTTATATCTTATCGACTTGAAATTGAAATGTCAAGTATTTTTTCTTGTCACTCTGACTCTTCTTCTAGAAACCCTTGTGCAAAAATCGCATGGACAAATTGTTCAGGGTCAAAAACTTGTAAATCGTCCATTTTTTCACCAAGTCCAACCAATTTCACAGGAATATTTAATTCATGATGGATCGCAATCACGATCCCACCCTTGGCTGTACCATCTAGCTTCGTAAGAACTAATCCAGTGACTCCTGCTGACTCTTTGAAAAGCTTGGCTTGCTGCAATGCGTTTTGTCCAGTTGTTGCATCTAAGACCAATAAAACTTCATGCGGTGCTTCTGGAATCTCCCTTTGAAGAACTCGATAAATTTTATTCAATTCATTCATGAGATTGACTTTGTTATGCAATCGTCCAGCGGTATCACACAACAAGACATCAACATTTCTTGATTTGGCTGCTTGTACAGCATCATATATAACCGCTGCTGGATCGGCTCCAGCTTGATGTTTGATGACATCAACTCCTACACGTTCCCCCCATACTTCTAATTGTTCAATTGCACCTGCACGAAAAGTGTCTCCTGCGGCCAAAAGGACGTTTTTCCCTTCCGATTTTAATTTATGCGCTAATTTACCAATGGTAGTCGTTTTCCCGACACCATTCACACCAACAAATAGAATCACTGTCAATTCATTCTCTAATAGTTTGATTTCACGGGACTGACCAGTGTTGAGTAGTTCAACGATCTTTTCAATCAAAATGGGTTTTAATGCAACAGCATCTTCGATTTTTTTTTCTTTCACTTCTTTTCTTAAATCTTCCATTAAATCTAAAACCGTATGAACTCCCACATCCGCACCAATTAAAATTTCTTCTAATTCTTCATAAAATTCTTCGTCAATTTTTTTCTTACGAAGAAACAACTCTTCAACTTTGTCGACAAAAGCACCTCTTGTCTTAGATAATCCTTCCTTAAATTTGTTCGTAACTTCTTCCGTTTTTGCAGCGATACTTTCTTTTAATTTTTTAAAAAAACCCATGATTCGTCCTCCTTATGCAGGTTGCATTTCCTCTACTTTTTCTTCCATTTTGACAGACACTAAACGTGAAACTCCTGACTCTTGCATTGTTACACCGTAAAGAACATCTGCTTCTTCCATTGTACCCTTTCGGTGTGTGACAATAATAAACTGGGTATCATTCGAGTATTCACGTAAATATTGGGCAAATCTCGTAACATTGACCTCATCCAAAGCAGCTTCGACTTCATCTAGAACACAAAAAGGAACTGGTTTTATTTGAAGTATGGCAAAAAGTAATGTGATTGCCGTTAGTGCCTTTTCTCCACCAGATAACAAAGCTAAATTTTGCAATTTTTTACCTGGAGGTTGGGCTACGATTTCAATTCCAGTCTCAAGTAAGTTATTCGGATCGGTGAGGAGTAAATCTGCCCGACCACCCCCAAACAATTTTGCAAAGATGATTTGAAATTGTTCTCTGATCGAATCAAAATGTTCTTTAAATCGTTTGTTCATTTCTTGATCCATTTCAGCAATTACTTGGTAAAGCGTCTGTTTGGCTTCTACTAAGTCTTGTTTCTGAGAAGTTAAGAAACGATATCGTTCCGAAATGCGTTCAAACTCTTCGATTGCACCAAGATTTACTTCTCCTAACCGTTGAAGTTTGTCTTTTAATTCTTTTACTTCTATCTTCACTTGATCAATGTTCTTCACATGTGGAATGTGGTCTTTCGCCCATTCATAACTCATTTCATACTCCATAGCAAGTTGTGAAAGTAAATTCTCTAATCCCACGTCAAGTCGACTTAATTTCACTTCTACTTGATGAAGTTGATTTTCCACGATTTTCAGTTGCTTCCGAATTTCTTTTGATTGGATTTCCTCGGATTCAATCTCTTGCAGAGCCTTAACGCGATTCTTTCGCTTATCATTCAGTATCTTTTGATTCTCTTCTTTGTGAGTGCGAAGTTGTTGGATTGCTTGTGTCATCAAATCTTCTTGTTCTTGGTCATGAATCAGGCCTTCTTCTAAATCGATCAAAATCTGTTGATTTTGTTCGATGGATTGAATCACTTCGTAATGATCCGCTTGAAGTCGTTCCACAAGATGGATAGTACCATCTCTTTGTTGTTGCAAACGAGCTAACTCAATCTTTAATTGTGTGATTTTTTGGTTTGCTTCATCTTTGGTTGATTCATCTTGTTGACGAATCGATTCTGCTATCTCAATTTTCTGTTTCAGTTCTTTTTCTTGTTGCGAATGAGCCTCTAGGTCTTGTTTCATTTGTTCTTCTTTCATTACCAACTGATTCCATTCTGTTTTTGCGTCCTCTATTTCTTGTAACAAAATATTTTTACGATCATCAATATTTTTTAATTCGTAGGAATATTGACTCCATTTCGTTTTTAATTCTTGTTCTTTTATGCGATACTGCTCTCCATCCGAACGAATGGATTCTAGTTTATCTTGGATCGATTGTCCTTCCAATTTAATTTTTTCCAATAAGACGATATTTTTAGAGAGATCCTGTTGAATCGTTTTGATCTGCGTCTCTAATTCTTCAATTTCTCGCTGCCGGCTTAAAAGATTTGCGTTCTTTTTTTGAATACTTCCTCCAGTCATCGAGCCCCCAGTATTCACCACATCTCCATCCAAGGTAACGACGCGATAGTGATAGTTCATCATTCGAGCGATTTCTCCAGCTGTTTTTAGATCACTAGCTACCACGATTTGCCCTAATAAATACTCCATAATAGACTCATATTGTGATTCTGTTTGAATCAGATCGACAGCAACGCCAATAAAACCCTTCACTGATTCTAATTTCTTTATATCGGAGAGATTAATTCTCTTTCCTTTCATTACATTTAATGGTAGAAAAGTAGCTCTACCTAATTTTTTTTCTTTTAAATAGTTAATTGCTTTTCTACCTGTCGATTCATGATCAACAACGATAAACTGCAACGCTGCCCCTAAAACAACTTCAATCGCATTTTCATATTTTTGAGGAACATGTAGAAGCTCTGCAATCGCTCCATGAATCCCATTCATTTGTCCTTTTTCTCTTAATTTTAGGATTTCCCTTACTCCATGTTGAAACCCTGCAAAATCAGCTTGCATTTCCATTAATACTTCTTTTCTAGAGCGTAATGATTCTAACTTTTGTTGGAATTGTTGAATTTCCTTTTGTTGAGTCGCCAATTGCTCTGCAACTGTTCGTTGATGATGTATCGTTTCTTGATATTCTTGGCGCAATCTTTCAATCTCTTTTGTTACAAAATCGATTTCTTTTTCGGCATTTTCTTTTTTATTAAGAGCTTGTACATCTTCTTTCTCAAGCAAATGAAGCTCAGATTGCAATTTTTCTAGTCGGTATTGAAGACTATCTTTCGTACTTTGTAGATGTCTTAATTCGTTGCGAAGAGAAGCCATGAGATTTAATAGCTCAAAATAGTCTTCTTTCAAAAGCTCAACCTGCTCATGATGGTTGTTTAAGATTTGTTTCAAGGATTCTTGTTCATGTAGTAAGCTTTGATTGAATCGTTCGATTTCTCGATTTACTTCTTCTAAACGTTGCTGTTGTGCTTGTAATTGAGTCAATATCTCCATCTTTTTTATTTGGAGGTTTTTTATATTTTGCATGGTTTGCGTTTGGAGTATTTTTTGGTTTTTACTTCTTTCCCGTAGTACTTCACGTTTCCCCTCAGTTTTTTCAACCTCTTCACTTACTTGCAATAATCTTTGGTGCAGTTCTTCAATTTCCTTTTCCATTTGCCCTGCTAACCAACGTTTTTCTTCAATGATTGCATTGAATTGACTTAACTTTGAACTAAGTTCCAGATGGTCTTTGGCTATTTGTTTTTTTAGCACTTCTGTTTCTTGCCATTCTTGATGAAGCTTTGTAATATCATGTACATAGACTTGAATATTTTTTTCCTTTAATTTTTCCGTTAGCTCTTTATACTGTTTTGCAACAGTAGCTTGATTTTCTAATGGTTCAAGTTGGTCCTCCAATTCGATAATTAAATCATCGATACGTAGTAAATTTTGTTCTGTTTCCTTTATTTTTTTTTGTGCCTCTTTTTTCCTCGTTTTATATTTTACAATTCCAGCTGCTTCTTCAAAAATCCCACGTCGTTCTTCTGGTTTGGAGGTGATTATTTCCTCAATACGACCTTGTCCAATAATAGAAAAAGCCTCACGTCCTAAACCTGTATCCATAAATAAATCCGTGATGTCTTTAAGACGACATGGCTGCTTATTAATAAAATATTCACTTTCACCTGAACGGTAGACTCTTCTCGTTACTGTTACTTCAGAAAAATCTACTTTTAGTGAACGATCCATATTATTCAAAGTAATTGAAACTTCGCTATAGTTCACAGGTTTTCTTGTATCGCTTCCAGCAAAAATAATATCTTCCATTTTCGTTCCTCGAAGGGTTTTTGCACTTTGTTCACCCAAAACCCAGCGGATCGCATCAGTAATATTACTTTTTCCACTTCCATTTGGCCCAACTACAGCTGTGATTCCTGGTACAAATTCTAATTCAGTTCGATCTGCAAATGATTTAAAGCCAAAGAGCTCAATGCTTTTAAGGTACATAAATTCCTCTCCTTAAGAAAACCTTGAAAGTACCATTTTTTTAGAATAAACAATCCTTTACATGTGTTCTTATTCCATTCTTTTATTTTATCACAACCCTTAGCGAAATTCTTGATGGATAAAGAAAAAGCCTCAATTTCCTAACTTGAGGCTTTATTCTTTATTTGTATGAGTATTTATATGAACACCTAATTGAATTAAAGCTTGATTCGCGGCCCGTTGTTCCGCTTCCTTTTTACTTTTTCCAATTCCATGGCCATAAGTTTTGTCATCAATCTTTACTTCGGATTGAAATTCACGATCATGAGCAGGGCCAGTTTCACTAACAATTTCATAGCTGATATGGCCAAGATTCTGATGTTGTACGTACTCTTGTAATTGGCTCTTATAATCATGGATCTGAAAAAAGTCACCATGATCGACTTTTGGGAAAACATATTTTGCTAAAAAATGACGAACGGTATCCAAGCCTTGATCAAGATATAATGCCCCTATAAAAGCCTCAAATACATCTGCTAGAAGGGCAGGACGTTGTCTTCCTCCAGTGATTTCTTCACCTTTTCCTAACAGAATATAATTGCCAAAATTCAAAGACTCAGCAAATTCAACCAATGAAGGTTCACAAACGATCGCTGCACGAAGTTTTGTCATCTGCCCCTCCTTCATATGTGGAAACATATGAAAGATGTAATCGGATACCGTTAATTCTAAAACTGCATCACCTAAATATTCCAACCGCTCATTATCTTTTAAAAGTCGGTTTCGATGTTCATTCACATAAGATGAATGGGTAAAAGCCTGCTTCAAAAGATTCACATTATGAAATTGAATACCTAAATTCTTTTGAAACAGAGAAAAATCAATTGCCACTTCATTCACCACCAAGTTTTTACTAATCTTCAAACTTTTTCATCACTATTGTAGCATTATGTCCACCAAATCCCAAAGAATTGGATAATGCAATCCGAATATTTTGTTTCCGAAATTGATTCGGTACATAATCCAAATCACATTCAGGATCTTTTGCTTCAAGATTGATTGTCGGAGGAATTTCTCCATTTTTTAATGCC
Coding sequences within it:
- the ffh gene encoding signal recognition particle protein → MAFEGLAGRLQETFNKLRGKGKVTEEDVNQTMREVRLALLEADVNFKVVKDFISRVKERAVGQEVLKSLTPGQQVIKVVNEELTKLMGGTQSKLTFAPKPPTIIMMVGLQGAGKTTHTGKLAKYLLKQNKQPLLVAADIYRPAAIKQLQVLGEQLQVPVYSMGDKVSPVEIAKNAIQYAKEQHRDVVIIDTAGRLHIDEALMDELNQIRGEVHPHEIMLVVDAMTGQDAVNVAQTFNERLQLTGVILTKLDGDTRGGAAISVKAVTGCPIKFVGMGEKLDSLEPFYPDRMASRILGMGDVLTLIEKAQATVDEEKARELEKKIQKAEFTFEDFLYQLEQLKKMGPLDELLGMIPGMNKIKGMKDLKVDDKQLSHVEAIIRSMTKEEKAHPEIINASRRKRIAMGSGTSIQEVNRLLKQFEDMRKMMKQFSSMAKKGKKKKGFKFPFM
- a CDS encoding putative DNA-binding protein codes for the protein MLEKTTRFNLLYDFYQELLTEKQRQYMELYFQDDYSFGEIAEEFGISRQAVYEHIKRAEQSLEEYEEKLQLLTKYQQRNSIMDAIQEILNRQQNEKCDEIQTMIELLRQID
- the ftsY gene encoding signal recognition particle-docking protein FtsY; protein product: MGFFKKLKESIAAKTEEVTNKFKEGLSKTRGAFVDKVEELFLRKKKIDEEFYEELEEILIGADVGVHTVLDLMEDLRKEVKEKKIEDAVALKPILIEKIVELLNTGQSREIKLLENELTVILFVGVNGVGKTTTIGKLAHKLKSEGKNVLLAAGDTFRAGAIEQLEVWGERVGVDVIKHQAGADPAAVIYDAVQAAKSRNVDVLLCDTAGRLHNKVNLMNELNKIYRVLQREIPEAPHEVLLVLDATTGQNALQQAKLFKESAGVTGLVLTKLDGTAKGGIVIAIHHELNIPVKLVGLGEKMDDLQVFDPEQFVHAIFAQGFLEEESE
- the smc gene encoding chromosome segregation protein SMC, which gives rise to MYLKSIELFGFKSFADRTELEFVPGITAVVGPNGSGKSNITDAIRWVLGEQSAKTLRGTKMEDIIFAGSDTRKPVNYSEVSITLNNMDRSLKVDFSEVTVTRRVYRSGESEYFINKQPCRLKDITDLFMDTGLGREAFSIIGQGRIEEIITSKPEERRGIFEEAAGIVKYKTRKKEAQKKIKETEQNLLRIDDLIIELEDQLEPLENQATVAKQYKELTEKLKEKNIQVYVHDITKLHQEWQETEVLKKQIAKDHLELSSKLSQFNAIIEEKRWLAGQMEKEIEELHQRLLQVSEEVEKTEGKREVLRERSKNQKILQTQTMQNIKNLQIKKMEILTQLQAQQQRLEEVNREIERFNQSLLHEQESLKQILNNHHEQVELLKEDYFELLNLMASLRNELRHLQSTKDSLQYRLEKLQSELHLLEKEDVQALNKKENAEKEIDFVTKEIERLRQEYQETIHHQRTVAEQLATQQKEIQQFQQKLESLRSRKEVLMEMQADFAGFQHGVREILKLREKGQMNGIHGAIAELLHVPQKYENAIEVVLGAALQFIVVDHESTGRKAINYLKEKKLGRATFLPLNVMKGKRINLSDIKKLESVKGFIGVAVDLIQTESQYESIMEYLLGQIVVASDLKTAGEIARMMNYHYRVVTLDGDVVNTGGSMTGGSIQKKNANLLSRQREIEELETQIKTIQQDLSKNIVLLEKIKLEGQSIQDKLESIRSDGEQYRIKEQELKTKWSQYSYELKNIDDRKNILLQEIEDAKTEWNQLVMKEEQMKQDLEAHSQQEKELKQKIEIAESIRQQDESTKDEANQKITQLKIELARLQQQRDGTIHLVERLQADHYEVIQSIEQNQQILIDLEEGLIHDQEQEDLMTQAIQQLRTHKEENQKILNDKRKNRVKALQEIESEEIQSKEIRKQLKIVENQLHQVEVKLSRLDVGLENLLSQLAMEYEMSYEWAKDHIPHVKNIDQVKIEVKELKDKLQRLGEVNLGAIEEFERISERYRFLTSQKQDLVEAKQTLYQVIAEMDQEMNKRFKEHFDSIREQFQIIFAKLFGGGRADLLLTDPNNLLETGIEIVAQPPGKKLQNLALLSGGEKALTAITLLFAILQIKPVPFCVLDEVEAALDEVNVTRFAQYLREYSNDTQFIIVTHRKGTMEEADVLYGVTMQESGVSRLVSVKMEEKVEEMQPA
- the rnc gene encoding ribonuclease III, with the translated sequence MDFSLFQKNLGIQFHNVNLLKQAFTHSSYVNEHRNRLLKDNERLEYLGDAVLELTVSDYIFHMFPHMKEGQMTKLRAAIVCEPSLVEFAESLNFGNYILLGKGEEITGGRQRPALLADVFEAFIGALYLDQGLDTVRHFLAKYVFPKVDHGDFFQIHDYKSQLQEYVQHQNLGHISYEIVSETGPAHDREFQSEVKIDDKTYGHGIGKSKKEAEQRAANQALIQLGVHINTHTNKE